In Camelina sativa cultivar DH55 chromosome 16, Cs, whole genome shotgun sequence, a single window of DNA contains:
- the LOC104751295 gene encoding probable phosphoribosylformylglycinamidine synthase, chloroplastic/mitochondrial isoform X1 has translation MNTSQATRAALFLNGSNRQAMLLQRSSTSQLWGSVRTRTSQLSLNRAKAVSLRCCAQPNKPKAAVSAGSFVSADELPSLVEKPAAEVIHFYRVPLIQESANAQLLKAVQTKISNQIVSLTTEQCFNIGLESELKDEKVSVLKWILQETFEPENLGAESFLERKKQEGLHAVIIEVGPRLSFTTAWSTNAVSICRACGLNEVTRLERSRRYLLFSKEPLLENQIKEFAAMVHDRMTECVYFQKLVSFETNVVPEEVKLVPVMEKGRKALEEINQEMGLAFDEQDLQYYTRLFREDIQRDPTNVELFDIAQSNSEHSRHWFFAGNMVIDGKPMDKSLMQIVKSTWEANQNNSVIGFKDNSSAIRGFLVNQLRPLLPGSVCLLDVSARDLDILFTAETHNFPCAVAPYPGAETGAGGRIRDTHATGRGSFVVASTSGYCVGNLNMEGSYAPWEDSSFQYPSNLASPLQILIDASNGASDYGNKFGEPMIQGYTRTFGMRLPSGDRREWLKPIMFSAGIGQIDHTHITKGEPEVGMLVVKIGGPAYRIGMGGGAASSMVSGQNDAELDFNAVQRGDAEMSQKLYRVVRACIEMGEKNPIISIHDQGAGGNCNVVKEIIYPQGAEIDIRAVVVGDHTMSVLEIWGAEYQEQDAILVKAESREILQSICKRERLSMAVIGTINGGGRCTLIDSTAAAKCSKEGLPPPPPAVDLELEKVLGDMPKKTFEFNRIAYAREPLDIAPGITLMDSLKRVLRLPSVSSKRFLTTKVDRCVTGLVAQQQTVGPLQITLADVAVIAQTFTDLTGGACAIGEQPIKGLLDPKAMARLAVGEALTNLVWAQVTSLYDVKASGNWMYAAKLEGEGSAMYDAAIALSEAMIELGIAIDGGKDSLSMAAHADGEVVKAPGNLVISAYVTCPDISKTVTPDLKLGDDNGILLHVDLAKGKRRLGGSALAQVFGQIGNDCPDLDDVPYLKNVFEGIQALIAENLVSAGHDISDGGIVVAALEMAFAGNKGINLDLASNGISLFETLFSEELGLVMEVSKKNLDAVMEKLRGFNVTAEIIGNVSDSPLIEVKVDGITHLSEKTSFLRDMWEDTSFQLEKLQRLASCVEMEKEGLKSRHEPNWKLSFTPSSTNSNYMSQDVKPKVAVIREEGSNGDREMSAAFYAAGFEPWDVTVSDLLAGDITLDQFRGIVFVGGFSYADVLDSAKGWAASIRFNEPVLSQFQEFYKRPDTFSLGICNGCQLMALLGWVPGPQLGGSLDTSQPRFVHNESGRFECRFTSVTIKDSPSIMLKGMEGSTLGVWAAHGEGRAYFPDEGVLDHMLHSDLAPLRYCDDDGNMTEAYPFNLNGSPLGIAAICSPDGRHLAMMPHPERCFLMWQFPWYPTSWDVEKAGPSPWLKMFQNARDWCSQL, from the exons ATGAATACCTCCCAAGCAACTCGTGCGGCTCTGTTCCTAAAC GGTTCAAATAGACAAGCGATGCTTTTGCAGCGGAGCTCAACCAGTCAATTATGGGGTTCTGTTAGAACGAGAACTTCGCAGCTGTCTCTGAATCGTGCAAAAGCTGTTAGCTTGAGATGTTGTGCTCAACCTAATAAGCCTAAAGCAGCTGTTTCCGCTGGTTCTTTTGTTTCTGCTGATGAGCTACCGAGCTTGGTTGAGAAACCTGCTGCTGAGGTTATCCATTTCTATCGTGTGCCTTTGATTCAAGAAAGCGCAAATGCTCAACTCCTCAAGGCGGTTCAAACCAAAATATCCAACCAGATTGTCAGTTTGACTACAGAACAATGTTTCAATATTGGGCTTGAATCGGAGTTGAAAGATGAAAAGGTCTCGGTTCTTAAGTGGATTCTTCAAGAAACATTTGAGCCAGAAAATTTAG GTGCTGAGAGTTTTCTTGAGAGGAAGAAGCAGGAAGGACTCCATGCTGTAATCATTGAAGTTGGTCCTAGATTGTCTTTTACAACAGCATGGTCCACCAATGCAGTTTCAATATGTAGAGCATGTGGGTTAAACGAGGTGACTCGTTTGGAAAGGTCGAGGAGGTACCTTTTGTTCAGCAAGGAGCCACTGTTGGAAAATCAAATAAAGGAATTTGCTGCAATGGTACATGACAGGATGACGGAGTGTGTGTACTTTCAAAAGCTGGTTTCATTTGAGACAAATGTTGTTCCAGAGGAAGTGAAGCTTGTGCCTGTGATGGAGAAAGGTCGTAAGGCGCTGGAAGAAATCAACCAGGAGATGGGTTTAGCCTTTGATGAGCAAGATTTACAGTATTATACTAGACTTTTCAGAGAGGACATCCAACGTGATCCTACCAATGTGGAGCTGTTTGATATCGCTCAATCCAACAGTGAGCACAGTCGTCACTGGTTCTTTGCTGGGAACATGGTTATTGATGGAAAGCCAATGGATAAGTCTCTTATGCAGATTGTAAAGAGCACTTGGGAG GCAAATCAAAATAATTCTGTGATTGGGTTTAAGGATAACTCTAGTGCTATTAGAGGCTTTCTGGTGAACCAGCTACGGCCTCTACTGCCTGGTTCTGTGTGCCTACTTGATGTCAGTGCACGTGATCTCGACATTTTGTTTACTGCTGAGACCCATAATTTCCCTTGTGCTGTGGCTCCTTATCCTGGTGCTGAGACAGGTGCTGGAGGTCGAATCAGGGATACACATGCAACAGGGAGAGGTTCTTTTGTGGTTGCATCCACTTCTGGTTACTGTGTTGGTAACCTTAACATGGAGGGATCTTATGCTCCATGGGAAGACTCGTCTTTCCAATACCCATCGAACCTAGCCTCACCTCTACAGATACTCATCGACGCTAGTAATGGTGCATCTGACTATGGGAACAAATTCGGAGAGCCTATGATTCAGGGATATACCAGGACATTTGGAATGAGACTACCAAGTGGGGATAGACGAGAATGGTTGAAGCCGATTATGTTCAGTGCAGGGATTGGACAGATTGATCATACTCATATAACTAAAGGGGAGCCAGAGGTTGGGATGCTTGTTGTTAAGATTGGTGGACCTGCTTACCGTATTGGCATGGGAGGAGGAGCAGCTTCAAGTATGGTTAGTGGTCAGAATGATGCAGAGCTTGATTTCAATGCTGTGCAACGTGGAGATGCTGAGATGTCTCAGAAGTTGTACCGTGTTGTCCGTGCTTGTATTGAGATGGGTGAGAAGAATCCCATTATCAGCATTCATGATCAAGGTGCTGGTGGAAACTGTAATGTTGTGAAAGAAATTATTTATCCACAGGGTGCAGAGATTGACATAAGAGCAGTCGTTGTTGGTGATCATACTATGTCAGTGTTGGAGATCTGGGGAGCTGAATATCAAGAGCAAGATGCGATTTTGGTGAAAGCTGAGAGCCGGGAGATTTTGCAGTCAATATGTAAGAGGGAAAGGCTTTCAATGGCTGTGATTGGAACAATTAATGGGGGAGGTCGCTGTACTTTAATCGACAGCACAGCTGCAGCAAAGTGCAGTAAAGAAGGGCTACCTCCACCTCCACCTGCTGTGGATCTTGAACTTGAGAAGGTTCTTGGTGATATGCCTAAGAAGACGTTTGAGTTCAACCGCATTGCTTATGCACGGGAGCCACTTGATATTGCTCCTGGGATTACATTGATGGATTCTTTGAAAAGGGTTCTGCGATTACCATCAGTTTCTTCGAAGCGGTTCTTAACAACTAAAGTGGATAGATGTGTGACAGGTCTTGTTGCCCAGCAGCAAACAGTTGGACCATTGCAGATCACGCTTGCTGATGTTGCAGTTATTGCACAGACATTCACAGATCTAACAGGTGGTGCATGTGCCATTGGCGAGCAACCAATCAAAGGCTTGCTTGATCCAAAAGCCATGGCTAGACTAGCTGTTGGAGAGGCTTTGACAAATCTGGTTTGGGCACAGGTCACTTCACTTTATGATGTTAAAGCCAGTGGTAACTGGATGTATGCTGCCAAGCTTGAAGGAGAAGGGTCAGCTATGTACGATGCTGCAATTGCTCTATCTGAAGCGATGATCGAACTTGGTATTGCAATTGATGGTGGAAAAGACAGTCTTTCTATGGCAGCTCATGCGGACGGTGAGGTTGTTAAAGCTCCAGGAAACCTCGTGATTAGTGCGTATGTTACCTGTCCAGACATATCAAAGACAGTGACTCCGGATCTAAAGCTAGGCGATGATAATGGTATTCTCTTGCATGTTGATTTGGCAAAGGGAAAGCGGAGATTAGGTGGATCTGCACTGGCTCAGGTCTTCGGTCAGATTGGAAACGACTGTCCTGATCTTGATGATGTTCCATATCTGAAAAACGTTTTCGAGGGCATTCAAGCTCTCATTGCTGAAAACTTGGTATCTGCCGGACACGACATCAGTGATGGTGGAATAGTAGTAGCAGCTTTGGAAATGGCCTTTGCTGGAAACAAAGGTATAAATCTCGACTTGGCTTCGAATGGAATTAGCCTTTTTGAGACTTTGTTCTCTGAAGAACTTGGTCTTGTGATGGAGGTTAGTAAGAAAAACCTAGACGCTGTGATGGAAAAACTCCGTGGTTTCAATGTTACTGCTGAGATCATTGGAAACGTCTCTGATTCGCCGTTGATAGAGGTAAAAGTGGATGGGATTACTCATTTGAGTGAGAAAACTTCATTCCTCAGAGACATGTGGGAAGACACCAGTTTCCAGTTGGAAAAGCTGCAACGATTGGCATCTTGTGTGGAGATGGAGAAAGAAGGTTTGAAGTCTAGGCATGAGCCTAATTGGAAACTCTCATTTACTCCTTCCTCAACCAACAGTAACTATATGTCTCAGG ATGTTAAGCCAAAAGTAGCTGTGATCCGAGAGGAAGGTAGCAATGGAGACAGAGAAATGTCGGCTGCATTTTATGCTGCTGGTTTTGAACCTTGGGATGTTACAGTGTCTGATCTTCTAGCCGGAGATATCACCCTTGATCAGTTCCGCGGTATTGTGTTTGTTGGAGGGTTCAGTTATGCGGATGTTCTTGACTCAGCCAAAGGATGGGCTGCTTCAATAAGGTTCAACGAGCCTGTACTGAGTCAATTTCAGGAGTTCTACAAAAGACCAGATACGTTCAGTCTTGGAATCTGCAATGGATGTCAGTTGATGGCTCTGTTAGGATGGGTTCCAGGTCCTCAACTTGGCGGGTCACTTGACACGTCGCAGCCAAGGTTTGTTCACAACGAATCGGGGAGGTTTGAGTGCAGGTTCACAAGCGTGACCATAAAGGACTCGCCATCGATAATGCTGAAAGGAATGGAGGGGAGTACTCTAGGGGTTTGGGCGGCTCATGGAGAAGGACGGGCTTATTTCCCGGACGAAGGAGTCTTGGACCATATGCTTCACTCAGATTTAGCACCATTGAGATACTGTGATGATGATGGGAACATGACTGAAGCTTATCCTTTTAACCTCAATGGTTCACCGTTGGGAATAGCAGCTATATGTTCACCTGATGGGAGACATTTGGCGATGATGCCTCATCCTGAACGTTGTTTCTTGATGTGGCAGTTTCCATGGTACCCAACAAGCTGGGACGTTGAGAAAGCTGGGCCGAGTCCGTGGTTGAAGATGTTCCAGAATGCTAGGGACTGGTGCTCTCAGCTTTAA
- the LOC104751296 gene encoding uncharacterized protein LOC104751296 gives MASVSSSRSLLKPSSQKIVFLSSCVIIIVGVIVALTYQSKLKPPPPKLCGSHGGPPITAPRIKLRDGRYLAYKEHGLPREKASRKVVFIHGSDCCRHDAIYATLLSQDLVEELGVYMVSFDRPGYCQSDPDPNRTPQSLVSDIEELADHLSLGSKFYVLGYSMGGQAAWGCLKYIPHRLAGVTLVAPVVNYWWRNLPLNVSTEGFNFQQKRDQRAVRVAHYAPWLIYWWNTQTWFPGSSIANRDHGLLSQSDKDIISRLGSSRKPHGAEVRQQGIHESINRDMIVGFGNWEFDPIELENPFSDNEGSVHLWHGDEDMLVPVTLQRYLAHKLPWVHYHEVPGSGHFFHFNKGVVDDIVKTLLTTDAVNQ, from the exons ATGGCGAGTGTTTCATCAAGCAGAAGCTTACTAAAGCCTTCTTCTCaaaagattgtttttctttcttcatgtgTGATCATCATTGTTGGGGTAATCGTGGCGTTGACTTATCAGTCCAAGTTGAAACCACCTCCGCCAAAGTTATGTGGCTCACACGGTGGTCCACCGATCACAGCTCCGCGGATAAAGCTGCGAGACGGGAGGTATCTAGCTTACAAAGAGCATGGACTTCCAAGGGAGAAAGCTAGCCGCAAAGTCGTCTTTATCCATGGATCCGATTGTTGTAGACACGACGCCATTTACGCCACTCTCCTCTCTCAG GATTTAGTAGAGGAACTAGGTGTATATATGGTTTCGTTCGATAGACCTGGTTATTGTCAGAGTGATCCGGATCCAAACCGTACACCTCAAAGTTTGGTTTCAGACATTGAAGAGCTAGCTGATCATCTGAGTCTAGGATCGAAATTTTATGTGCTCGGGTACTCGATGGGAGGACAAGCAGCATGGGGATGTCTTAAATACATTCCTCATCGATTAGCAGGAGTAACATTAGTTGCTCCTGTTGTTAACTATTGGTGGAGAAACTTACCTTTGAATGTTTCCACAGAAGGATTTAACTTTCAACAAAAGAGAGATCAACGGGCAGTTCGTGTTGCTCACTATGCTCCTTGGCTTATCTATTGGTGGAACACACAAACTTGGTTCCCTGGTTCGAGTATTGCAAATAGAGATCATGGTCTCTTGTCACAGTCTGATAAAGATATTATTTCGAGGCTTGGTTCTTCGAGGAAACCGCACGGGGCAGAAGTAAGGCAGCAAGGAATACATGAGAGTATTAACCGTGACATGATTGTTGGATTTGGAAATTGGGAATTTGATCCTATAGAACTCGAGAATCCGTTTTCGGACAATGAAGGCTCTGTGCATTTGTGGCATGGAGATGAGGACATGTTGGTCCCTGTGACGCTGCAGCGTTACCTTGCTCATAAACTTCCATGGGTTCACTATCACGAGGTTCCGGGAAGTGGCCACTTCTTTCACTTCAATAAAGGTGTGGTTGATGACATTGTAAAGACGCTCTTAACCACCGATGCAGTGAATCAGTAA
- the LOC104751294 gene encoding DNAJ protein JJJ1 homolog — MASSSSRSEKRCHYEVLGISKESSPDEIRSSYRRLALQRHPDKLMKAGGLSEAEATAQFQELVHAYEVLSDPKERAWYDSHRSQILFADHGSAGGSKSGGMPGGSVPDLFAFFSTTVYSGYSDTGKGFYKVFYDVFNSVYLNEIKFARTLGLRMDSVREAPIMGNLESPYAQVTAFYNYWLGFCTFMDFCWVDQYDVVAGPNRKSRRLMEEENKKLRKKAKREYNDTVRGLAEFVKKRDKRVIDMMVKKNAEMEKKKEEERERKKKMEKERLERAMNYEEPEWAKAQEGEEEGAGFNVLEEEDDDSERKNEQLYCIVCSKKFKSEKQWKNHEQSKKHKEKVAELRESLTDYEEETEEEEIDGILDPSESVEQLHEKFQEGFNIDGEDEDVKEEVSGEADETDDEYFGAEEDMKGSSESEDEDVDDEMSLLKKMVFGQKNKRKNAVAIEEDEVEVEIETDTAEFSEFDNQKSTGRNKEAKEERNKQDAGKEMADDTIKVQIPGDDGDSDENVNASDSASRAFEDSQKDEADSMLYDNRKSTGRRRRSKKGKDKNNNGGLTEKSSEADDTTPYVNRDMEAQDYKKVPRSKKSTRGMKTKGTAKKNSNNECDRCGEEFESRTKLHKHLADSGHATVKSR; from the exons ATGGCGTCTTCGTCGTCTCGCTCGGAGAAACGATGTCACTACGAGGTTCTCGGAATCAGCAAGGAATCGTCGCCGGACGAGATTCGATCCTCTTATCGGCGATTAGCCCTACAGCGTCATCCCGACAAGCTTATGAAAGCCGGTGGATTATCTGAGGCTGAAGCCACCGCGCAGTTCCAAGAGCTCGTTCACGCTTACGAGGTTCTATCCGATCCCAAGGAACGAGCCTGGTATGATTCTCACCGATCTCAGATTCTATTCGCTGACCATGGCTCAGCCGGTGGCTCGAAATCAGGTGGAATGCCTGGCGGCTCTGTTCCGGATCTATTCGCTTTCTTCTCTACCACTGTGTATTCCGGGTATTCAGATACAGGGAAAGGATTCTACAAGGTGTTCTACGATGTGTTTAACAGCGTTTACCTAAACGAGATTAAGTTCGCGAGAACGTTAGGTTTGAGGATGGATTCTGTGAGGGAAGCTCCGATTATGGGGAATCTAGAGAGTCCTTACGCTCAGGTGACGGCGTTTTATAATTACTGGTTAGGTTTTTGCACTTTTATGGATTTCTGCTGGGTTGATCAGTATGATGTGGTGGCTGGACCCAACCGGAAATCGAGAAGgttgatggaggaggagaacaagaagctgaggaagaaagCTAAGAGAGAGTATAATGATACTGTGAGAGGTTTGGCAGAGTTTGTGAAGAAGAGGGACAAGAGAGTGATTGAcatgatggtgaagaagaatgcggagatggagaagaagaaggaggaagagagggagaggaagaagaagatggagaaggagagattGGAGAGAGCTATGAACTACGAGGAGCCTGAATGGGCTAAGGCTCAAGAGGGAGAGGAGGAAGGGGCAGGGTTCAATGTATTggaagaggaggatgatgattcAGAGAGGAAGAATGAGCAGCTCTACTGCATTGTTTGTAGCAAGAAGTTCAAAAGTGAGAAGCAGTGGAAAAACCATGAACAGTCGAAGAAGCACAAAGAGAAAGTGGCGGAGTTGAGAGAGTCACTCACTGATTAtgaagaggaaacagaggaggaagagattgaTGGGATATTGGACCCATCTGAAAGTGTAGAGCAGCTGCATGAGAAGTTTCAGGAGGGGTTTAATATTGacggtgaagatgaagatgttaAGGAGGAAGTTTCAGGTGAGGCTGATGAAACAGATGATGAGTATTTTGGGGCAGAGGAGGATATGAAAGGATCTAGTGAAAGTGAGGATGAGGATGTCGATGACGAAATGAGTCTACTCAAGAAAATGGTATTTGGGCAGAAGAATAAGCGAAAGAATGCTGTAGcaatagaagaagatgaagttgaagTCGAGATTGAGACGGACACAGCAGAGTTCAGCGAATTTGATAACCAGAAAAGCACCGGTAGGAATAAAGAAGCTAAGGAGGAGAGAAATAAACAGGATGCTGGAAAAGAAATGGCAGATGATACCATCAAAGTACAGATACCTGGAGACGACGGTGATTCAGACGAAAATGTGAATGCCTCGGACTCAGCTTCCAGAGCATTTGAGGATTCTCAGAAGGATGAGGCAGATTCAATGCTGTATGATAACAGGAAGAGCACAGGCCGGAGGCGCAGAAGCAAGAAGGGTAAGGATAAGAATAACAATGGCGGATTAACGGAAAAGAGCAGTGAAGCTGATGATACTACTCCGTATGTAAATCGAGACATGGAGGCGCAGGATTACAAGAAGGTTCCCAGATCAAAGAAATCCACCAGAGGAATGAAAACCAAG GGCACAGCGAAGAAAAACAGTAATAATGAATGCGATAGATGTGGAGAGGAGTTTGAGTCAAG AACAAAACTACACAAGCATTTGGCTGATAGCGGTCATGCGACAGTGAAATCCCGATGA
- the LOC104751297 gene encoding 60S ribosomal protein L35a-3-like has product MVKERQGERVRLYVRGTILGYKRSKSNQYPNTSLVQIEGVNTQEEVNWYKGKRMAYIYKAKTKKNGSHYRCIWGKVTRPHGNSGVVRAKFTSNLPPKSMGSKVRVYMYPSNI; this is encoded by the exons ATGGTGAAGGAACGCCAAGGAGAACGTGTCAG ACTCTACGTGAGAGGAACCATCCTCGGATACAAAAG GTCCAAGTCTAACCAGTATCCAAACACATCGCTTGTCCAGATCGAAGGTGTCAACACCCAAGAGGAGGTGAACTGGTACAAGGGAAAGAGGATGGCTTACATCTACAAGGCTAAGACAAAGAAGAACGGTAGCCACTACCGTTGCATCTGGGGAAAAGTTACCAGGCCTCACGGTAACAGCGGTGTTGTCCGTGCCAAATTCACATCGAACTTGCCTCCTAAGTCCATG GGATCCAAGGTGAGAGTCTACATGTATCCGAGTAACATATGA